Within Kutzneria chonburiensis, the genomic segment ACCTCGGTCGGCGGACCGACGAAGGTGATGCCGGCCGCCGCGCAGGCCGCCGACAGCTCCGGGTTCTCCGACAGGAAGCCGTAACCGGGATAGATGGCGTCGGCGCCGGCCTTGCGGGCCGCCTCGACGACCTCGTCGACCGACAGGTACGCCCGCACCGGGTGGCCCGGCTCGCCGATCTCGTACGCCTCGTCGGCCTTCAGCCGGTGCAGCGAGTTGCGATCCTCGTACGGGAACACCGCGACCGTCCCGGCGCCCAGCTCGTAGGCGGCGCGGAAGGCGCGGATGGCGATCTCGCCGCGGTTGGCGACGAGCACCTTGGTGAACATCTGGCGTTCCTCCCGTTTTCCTGGGGATCGTCCAGACCGGCACGTTACCGTTGCCATCCATTCATGTGGGAGAACCATCCCGCGTGATGGACATAACGGAACACACACGGTCCGGCCGACCGTGAGCGAGGTCACGCCCCTTGGCTTAGCCTGCGCCAATGTCCCGTGATGACCCCTCGACCGAGCGTGACGTCAGCTCCGTGTCGACTGTCGGCAACGCGGAATTCACCGCAAGCCCCCGAACGGCCTAGTGACCGCCGCAGACTCCGCGTCTGTGTCACAGTCAGTCATCAGCCGCTGGAACCCGCGCGAGCTGGCGCTCACCGTGTTGTTCCTGGCGCCCGCGGTCGTCGGGCTCGGCGCCTTCGTGATCTTCCCGCTGTTCCAGGCGGTCTACCTGGCCACCATGGGCAGCGACATCCTCGGCAACCCCACCCGCTTCGTCGGCTTCCAGCACTTCGAGGAGCTGTTCACGCCGGACTTCGGCGCGGTGCTGGCCCGCACCGCCGCCTTCACCCTCATGGTGGTGGTCGCCGGTGTCGTGCTGCCGATGACCTTGGCCGTGCCGCTGAGCCAGCGGCTGCCCGGCATGCGGGTCTTCCGCACCCTGTTCACGCTGCCGTTCGCCTACTCGGCCTCGGCCGCGTCGGTGGTCTGGCTGCTCATGCTCAACCCGGCCATGTCACCGGTGAACTGGCTGCTCCAGCTGGTCGGCGTGGCCGCGCCGGGCTGGACCACCGACTCCGGCTGGGCGCTGGTCACGGTGGCCGGCGTGACGGTGTGGATGGTGTCCGGCTTCAACCTGCTGGTGCTGGCGGCCGGACTGGCCGGCCTTGACGAGCAGGTGCTGGAGGCGGCCCGCATCGACGGCGCCTCGGGCGTGCGGCACTTCACCGGCATCGTGCTGCCGATGATCTCGCCCAGCCTGTTCTTCGTGATCGTCACGACCACGCTGACCGCGCTGCAGAGCCTGGGCCAGCCCCAGGTGATGACCGACGGCGGGCCCAACGGCGCGACCAGCACGCTGGTCTACTCGATCTTCAACCAGGCGTTCCACAACAACAACAGCAACTACGGCCTGGCCAGCGCGCAGGGCCTGGTCCTGCTGATCGTCGGCGTGCTGCTGGCCGCCGTGCAGTTCGGCGTCATCGAGAGGCGGGTGCACTACCGGTGAGCCGGTTGAACCGACCTGGGCGTGTGACCAGCACGTTCACCTACATCTGGCTCGTGGTGGCGGCCGTCGTGCTGCTGTTCCCGATCCTGCTGACCGTGCTCGGCGGCTTCCTGCCGTCGATCGACCTGCTGCGCCAGCCGCCCAACCTGCTCGGCCACTACACCGTGGACAGCTATATCGGTGCGTTGCGGCAGACGGTGGTGCCGCTGCTGCCGGCGTTCGGCAACTCCCTGTTCGTCGGCCTGGTGATCATGCTGGCCCACCTGGCCACCTCGTGCCTGGCCGCCTATGCGCTGGTGTTCCTGCGCACGCCGCTGCGGACCCCGCTGTTCTGGCTGTTCATGGCCACGATCATGGTCCCGTACGAGGCGATCGTGGTGCCCAACGCGCTGTTCATCCGCAGCCTTGGCATCGGTGACAGCCGCTTCGCGCTGGTGCTGCCGTTCCTGGCCAACGGGTTCGGCGTGTTCCTGCTGCGGCAGGCATTCCGGCAGTTCCCCGGCGAGCTGCGCGACGCCGCCACCATCGACGGCTGCGGACACGTCCGCTTCCTGTTCACCATCCTGCTGCCGGGCTGCCGGCCGGCGATCGCCGCGCTGGCCGTCTGGTCGTTCCTGCAGGGCTGGAACATGTACTTCTGGCCGTTGATCATCTCGTCGACCAACAACTCGCTGAACACCCTGCAGACCGCGGTGTTCGCCTTGCGCAGCAACGACAGCGCCGATCCCGGCCTGTTGCTGGCCGGCATCACGATCACGCTGCTGCCGACCCTGCTGCTCGTGCTGTTCGGCCAGCGCTGGCTGGTTCGCGGCTTCACCGCCGGAGCCGTGAAATGACCTACCGAGGGAGAATTCAGGTGCGTACCAAGTTGGGGCTGGTGGCCGTCGCCGTCGCGGCCGCCACCGCCGTCACCGCGTGCAGCTCGGCCGCCAGCTCCGGCGGCTCCGGCTCCGGCGACCTGTCCGCGCCGGCCGCCAACGCGCTGGACGGCAAGGGCGAAACCGACATCACGTTCTGGCACGCGATGACCGGGACCAACGGCGAGACGCTGAAGAAGCTCACCGACCAGTTCAACGCGGCCAACCAGGGCAAGATCAAGGTGACCCTGGCCTTCAAGAACAACTACGACGACACGCTGTCGGCGTACAAGAACTCGCTCAAGGGCGGCGAGCTGCCCGACCTGCTCCAGGTGTACGACGTCGGCACCCAGTTCATGATCGACTCCAAGGCCACCGTTCCGGCCCAGTCGTTCATCGACGTCGACAAGTACGACGTGAGCGGCATCCAGCCCAACATCGCCGGCTACTACTCGGTCGGCGGCAAGCTGAACTCGATGCCGTTCAACACCTCGATGCCCTTGCTGTACATCAACAAGGACGCCTTCACCCGGGCCGGCCTCGACCCCAACAAGCCGCCGACGACTCTCGACGAGATCAAGGCCGACGCCGAGAAGCTGACCGTCAAGGACGCCAGCGGCAACACCACCCAGTACGGCTTCGGCGCCTCGCTCTACGGCTGGTTCCTCGAGCAGTGGACCGCGGTGGCCAACGCCGCGTACTGCAA encodes:
- a CDS encoding ABC transporter substrate-binding protein, with amino-acid sequence MRTKLGLVAVAVAAATAVTACSSAASSGGSGSGDLSAPAANALDGKGETDITFWHAMTGTNGETLKKLTDQFNAANQGKIKVTLAFKNNYDDTLSAYKNSLKGGELPDLLQVYDVGTQFMIDSKATVPAQSFIDVDKYDVSGIQPNIAGYYSVGGKLNSMPFNTSMPLLYINKDAFTRAGLDPNKPPTTLDEIKADAEKLTVKDASGNTTQYGFGASLYGWFLEQWTAVANAAYCNPDNGRNGRATAANFATDNNVKLLTWWKSMVDQGLALKLDSDTKNGDSAFVAGKDAITLESTGSLGDFTKAGFQVGTGFYPKINAFDTGGPIIGGASLWIVGKGKDDAHKRASWEFVKFLETKDSQATWHTSTGYFPVSKAALDTDVDKAWVASKPQFQTAITQLQSTKLTTATQGCLFGVMPQVRKAAENAMQAAVLQGKDPKQALTDAANSLSQPIKDYNDSVK
- a CDS encoding carbohydrate ABC transporter permease, translated to MTSTFTYIWLVVAAVVLLFPILLTVLGGFLPSIDLLRQPPNLLGHYTVDSYIGALRQTVVPLLPAFGNSLFVGLVIMLAHLATSCLAAYALVFLRTPLRTPLFWLFMATIMVPYEAIVVPNALFIRSLGIGDSRFALVLPFLANGFGVFLLRQAFRQFPGELRDAATIDGCGHVRFLFTILLPGCRPAIAALAVWSFLQGWNMYFWPLIISSTNNSLNTLQTAVFALRSNDSADPGLLLAGITITLLPTLLLVLFGQRWLVRGFTAGAVK
- a CDS encoding carbohydrate ABC transporter permease, with amino-acid sequence MSQSVISRWNPRELALTVLFLAPAVVGLGAFVIFPLFQAVYLATMGSDILGNPTRFVGFQHFEELFTPDFGAVLARTAAFTLMVVVAGVVLPMTLAVPLSQRLPGMRVFRTLFTLPFAYSASAASVVWLLMLNPAMSPVNWLLQLVGVAAPGWTTDSGWALVTVAGVTVWMVSGFNLLVLAAGLAGLDEQVLEAARIDGASGVRHFTGIVLPMISPSLFFVIVTTTLTALQSLGQPQVMTDGGPNGATSTLVYSIFNQAFHNNNSNYGLASAQGLVLLIVGVLLAAVQFGVIERRVHYR